From a region of the Mauremys mutica isolate MM-2020 ecotype Southern chromosome 12, ASM2049712v1, whole genome shotgun sequence genome:
- the LOC123344896 gene encoding uncharacterized protein LOC123344896 isoform X1, which translates to MGSAVWVLLALLAPGPLRGSPPRLEVRGAGDQILLPCGAPGPRLRWVWAPRYPKCAGDPGNLEIARLPPGPEPPQFRGRLDPHPSAPGALLLRDLVMSDSGTFTCHGESGPEPPVRLEVTGGCRNNLTISSNRTSPSALTLRCRRCPLLPGPASFRWLLNAQPLGNQRWATKREYGATVRLDPSPRAAWGRWECRLRGAAPGGFEFCVEPPPRAGGAGTIVPPTLPHGAPCCPDPASVPGPGSEWGIWVAAPAPALGLIGAGLGTWCLWRRRRGRNRRNRNKRENETGAPGPRLSPSEEPRLGAKSTERRLVPQSRERKVPGPLLYAEVQHPLVPRAPPPPPHGTTVYATIV; encoded by the exons ATGGGCTCGGCCGTCTGGGTCCTGCTGGCCCTGCTGGCGCCCGGCCCGCTGCggg gttcCCCCCCGCGGCTGGAGGTGCGGGGGGCCGGGGATCAGATCCTGCTGCCCTGTGGGGCTCCGGGCCCCCGGCTGCGCTGGGTCTGGGCCCCCCGATACCCCAAATGTGCTGGCGACCCCGGAAACCTCGAAATCGCCCGACTGCCCCCCGGGCCGGAGCCCCCCCAGTTCAGGGGGCGCCTGGACCCCCACCCCTCGGCCCCGGGGGCCCTGCTGCTCCGGGACCTGGTCATGAGCGACTCGGGGACCTTCACCTGCCACGGGGAGTCTGGGCCCGAGCCCCCCGTCCGGCTGGAGGTGACAGGAG gcTGTCGGAACAACCTCACCATCTCCTCCAACCGGACGTCCCCCTCGGCCCTGACCCTCCGCTGCcgccgctgccccctgctgcccggcCCGGCCTCCTTCCGCTGGCTCCTCAACGCCCAGCCCCTGGGCAACCAGCGCTGGGCTACCAAGAGAGAGTACGGGGCTACCGTGCGGCTGGACCCATCTCCGCGGGCGGCCTGGGGGCGCTGGGAATGTCGCCTCCGCGGGGCCGCCCCTGGGGGCTTTGAGTTCTGCGTggagcccccccccagggcagggggtgcaggtacaattgtgccccccaccctgccccacggtgccccctgctgccctgatCCTGCCTCTGTTCCAGGCCCCGGCTCTGAGTGGGGGATCTGGGTCGCGGCGCCGGCGCCGGCTCTGGGTCTgatcggggcagggctgggcacctGGTGCCTGTGGAGACGGAGGCGGGGCAG GAACCGACGGAATCGAAACAAACGAGAGAACGAAACGG GAGCCCCCGGGCCCCGTTTATCCCCCTCGGAGGAGCCGCGGCTTGGAGCCAAATCGACCGAAAGACGCCTCGTGCCCCAGAGTCGGGAAAGAAAA GTCCCAGGCCCCCTGCTTTACGCTGAAGTCCAGCACCCCCTGGTGCCtcgagccccaccccctcccccacacggcaCCACGGTCTATGCCACTATTGTGTGA
- the LOC123344896 gene encoding megakaryocyte and platelet inhibitory receptor G6b-like isoform X3, which produces MGSAVWVLLALLAPGPLRGSPPRLEVRGAGDQILLPCGAPGPRLRWVWAPRYPKCAGDPGNLEIARLPPGPEPPQFRGRLDPHPSAPGALLLRDLVMSDSGTFTCHGESGPEPPVRLEVTGGPGSEWGIWVAAPAPALGLIGAGLGTWCLWRRRRGRNRRNRNKRENETGAPGPRLSPSEEPRLGAKSTERRLVPQSRERKVPGPLLYAEVQHPLVPRAPPPPPHGTTVYATIV; this is translated from the exons ATGGGCTCGGCCGTCTGGGTCCTGCTGGCCCTGCTGGCGCCCGGCCCGCTGCggg gttcCCCCCCGCGGCTGGAGGTGCGGGGGGCCGGGGATCAGATCCTGCTGCCCTGTGGGGCTCCGGGCCCCCGGCTGCGCTGGGTCTGGGCCCCCCGATACCCCAAATGTGCTGGCGACCCCGGAAACCTCGAAATCGCCCGACTGCCCCCCGGGCCGGAGCCCCCCCAGTTCAGGGGGCGCCTGGACCCCCACCCCTCGGCCCCGGGGGCCCTGCTGCTCCGGGACCTGGTCATGAGCGACTCGGGGACCTTCACCTGCCACGGGGAGTCTGGGCCCGAGCCCCCCGTCCGGCTGGAGGTGACAGGAG GCCCCGGCTCTGAGTGGGGGATCTGGGTCGCGGCGCCGGCGCCGGCTCTGGGTCTgatcggggcagggctgggcacctGGTGCCTGTGGAGACGGAGGCGGGGCAG GAACCGACGGAATCGAAACAAACGAGAGAACGAAACGG GAGCCCCCGGGCCCCGTTTATCCCCCTCGGAGGAGCCGCGGCTTGGAGCCAAATCGACCGAAAGACGCCTCGTGCCCCAGAGTCGGGAAAGAAAA GTCCCAGGCCCCCTGCTTTACGCTGAAGTCCAGCACCCCCTGGTGCCtcgagccccaccccctcccccacacggcaCCACGGTCTATGCCACTATTGTGTGA
- the LOC123344839 gene encoding phosphatidylserine lipase ABHD16A-like, translated as MAKLLSCVLGPRLYRVYRDREPARPSRDGDEAAEGAQDGSWESYYQPRTLEKHADSILALASVLWSISYYTSPLAMFYLYRKGYLTMSKVVPFSHYAGTMLLLLAGVACLRGIGRWTNPQYIQFITILEDSHRIGTPEIKKKLTSYNFDFRSWPVDFRWDEVTSRSDSRGISLLRPEPKHRSAANGFLHAIKKLPCQIASYIVAHTFGRRMLYPGSVYLLQKAVMPMLLQGQARLVEEYNGKRAKLLACDGNEIDTMFVDRRESSEPHGKKLVICCEGNAGFYEVGCLPTPLDAGYSVLGWNHPGFAGSTGIPLPQNEANAMDVVMQYAIHRLGFLPEDIVVYAWSIGGFTATWAAMSYPDISALVLDASFDDLVPLALKVMPESCRGLVTRTVRQYLNLNNGEQLCRYQGPVLLVRRTKDEIITTTVPEDIMSNRGNDLLLKLLQHRYPKVMAEEGVRVVREWLEASNAVEEASVYSSYEVDEDWCLSVLSSYQAERGGRFPWSVGEDMTPEGRRQLALFLARKHLRNFEATHCTPLPPPAFRLPWHL; from the exons ATGGCGAAGCTGCTGAGCTGTGTGCTGGGGCCGCGGCTCTACCGGGTCTATCGGGACCGGGAGCCGGCCAGGCCCTCCCGAGATGGGGACGAGGCAGCCGAGGGGGCCCAGGATGGTTCTTGG GAGTCGTACTACCAGCCGCGGACACTGGAGAAACATGCTGACAGTATCCTGGCCTTG GCGTCGGTGCTCTGGTCTATTTCCTATTACACTTCCCCCCTGGCTATGTTCTACTTGTACCGAAAAG GATACCTGACCATGTCGAAGGTGGTTCCTTTCTCGCACTACGCTGGGACCATGCTGCTCCTTTTGGCCGGGGTCGCCTGCCTGAGAG GCATCGGGCGCTGGACCAACCCCCAGTACATCCAGTTCATCACCATCCTGGAAGATAGCCACCGCATCGGCACCCCGGAAATCAag AAGAAACTCACCAGCTATAACTTCGACTTCAGGAGCTGGCCCGTGGACTTCCGCTGGGACGAGGTCACTAGCCG GTCGGACTCCCGGGGCATCTCGCTGCTGCGGCCGGAGCCCAAACACCGGAGCGCGGCCAACGGCTTCCTCCACGCCATCAAGAAGCTGCCCTGCCAGATCGCCAG ctaCATCGTGGCGCACACGTTCGGGCGCAGGATGCTGTATCCCGGCTCCGTCTACCTGCTGCAGAAAGCCGTCATGCCCATGCTGCTGCAGGGCCAGGCCCGCCTGGTGGAGGAG TACAACGGGAAACGAGCCAAGCTGTTAGCCTGCGACGGCAATGAGATTGACACGATGTTTGTGGACCGTCGGGAAAGCTCCGAGCCCCACGGCAAGAAACTG GTGATCTGCTGTGAAGGCAACGCTGGATTCTATGAGGTCGGCTGCCTACCCACCCCCCTAGATG ccGGCTACTCGGTGCTCGGATGGAACCACCCCGGCTTCGCTGGCAGCACG GGCATCCCCCTGCCGCAGAACGAGGCCAACGCCATGGACGTGGTGATGCAATACGCCATCCACCGGCTGGGCTTCCTGCCCGAGGACATCGTGGTGTACGCCTGGTCCATCGGGGGCTTCACAG CCACGTGGGCGGCCATGTCGTACCCGGACATCAGCGCCCTGGTGCTGGACGCCTCCTTCGACGACCTGGTCCCCCTGGCGCTCAAGGTCATGCCAGAGAGCTGCA GAGGGCTGGTCACCAGGACGGTGAGGCAATACCTGAACTTGAACAACGGCGAGCAGCTTTGCAG ATACCAGGGGCCCGTGTTGCTGGTCAGAAGAACGAAGGATGAAATTATCACAACCAC GGTCCCGGAAGATATCATGTCAAACAGGGGGAATGACCTGCTGCTGAAACTCCTCCAGCACCG GTACCCCAAGGTGATGGCCGAGGAGGGGGTGCGAGTCGTCCGGGAATGGCTAGAAGCTTCTAATGCTGTGGAGGAAG cctccGTGTACAGCTCCTACGAGGTGGACGAGGACTGGTGCCTGTCCGTGCTGAGCTCCTACCAGGCCGAGCGTGGCGGCCGCTTCCCCTGGAGCGTGG GGGAGGACATGACGCCCGAGGGGCGACGGCAGCTGGCCCTGTTCCTG gcccggAAGCACCTGCGGAACTTCGAGGCGACACactgcaccccactgccccccccggccTTCCGTTTGCCCTGGCACTTGTAG
- the LOC123344896 gene encoding uncharacterized protein LOC123344896 isoform X2: MGSAVWVLLALLAPGPLRGSPPRLEVRGAGDQILLPCGAPGPRLRWVWAPRYPKCAGDPGNLEIARLPPGPEPPQFRGRLDPHPSAPGALLLRDLVMSDSGTFTCHGESGPEPPVRLEVTGGCRNNLTISSNRTSPSALTLRCRRCPLLPGPASFRWLLNAQPLGNQRWATKREYGATVRLDPSPRAAWGRWECRLRGAAPGGFEFCVEPPPRAGGAGTIVPPTLPHGAPCCPDPASVPGPGSEWGIWVAAPAPALGLIGAGLGTWCLWRRRRGRNRRNRNKRENETGAPGPRLSPSEEPRLGAKSTERRLVPQSRERKVRE; encoded by the exons ATGGGCTCGGCCGTCTGGGTCCTGCTGGCCCTGCTGGCGCCCGGCCCGCTGCggg gttcCCCCCCGCGGCTGGAGGTGCGGGGGGCCGGGGATCAGATCCTGCTGCCCTGTGGGGCTCCGGGCCCCCGGCTGCGCTGGGTCTGGGCCCCCCGATACCCCAAATGTGCTGGCGACCCCGGAAACCTCGAAATCGCCCGACTGCCCCCCGGGCCGGAGCCCCCCCAGTTCAGGGGGCGCCTGGACCCCCACCCCTCGGCCCCGGGGGCCCTGCTGCTCCGGGACCTGGTCATGAGCGACTCGGGGACCTTCACCTGCCACGGGGAGTCTGGGCCCGAGCCCCCCGTCCGGCTGGAGGTGACAGGAG gcTGTCGGAACAACCTCACCATCTCCTCCAACCGGACGTCCCCCTCGGCCCTGACCCTCCGCTGCcgccgctgccccctgctgcccggcCCGGCCTCCTTCCGCTGGCTCCTCAACGCCCAGCCCCTGGGCAACCAGCGCTGGGCTACCAAGAGAGAGTACGGGGCTACCGTGCGGCTGGACCCATCTCCGCGGGCGGCCTGGGGGCGCTGGGAATGTCGCCTCCGCGGGGCCGCCCCTGGGGGCTTTGAGTTCTGCGTggagcccccccccagggcagggggtgcaggtacaattgtgccccccaccctgccccacggtgccccctgctgccctgatCCTGCCTCTGTTCCAGGCCCCGGCTCTGAGTGGGGGATCTGGGTCGCGGCGCCGGCGCCGGCTCTGGGTCTgatcggggcagggctgggcacctGGTGCCTGTGGAGACGGAGGCGGGGCAG GAACCGACGGAATCGAAACAAACGAGAGAACGAAACGG GAGCCCCCGGGCCCCGTTTATCCCCCTCGGAGGAGCCGCGGCTTGGAGCCAAATCGACCGAAAGACGCCTCGTGCCCCAGAGTCGGGAAAGAAAAGTGAGAGAGTGA
- the LOC123346621 gene encoding lymphocyte antigen 6 complex locus protein G6f-like has product MTPVWILLLLQLRLTREEDVYIQKGQDRLFPCGLGERPSGREEVTWSYNIGDPVSSSVLLFRVAAGQAPKKEAVARERLSVFPNHSLYLRGAEDGDTGTYWCSAPGANGHTYHLYVVTGTQTVLTTGQTNMTCHQFSCAIWDRQTLTEPEVTWWVGGQRVQSTGGQRAQDTGGQGWQLVLSSSRAALLQACWNRSDPGARKKKRRVSEGPARPQRGGTRL; this is encoded by the exons ATGACCCCCGTCTGGATCTTACTCCTTCTCCAGCTGCGACTCACCAGAGAGGAAG ATGTCTACATCCAGAAGGGGCAGGACCGGCTGTTCCCTTGCGGCCTGGGCGAGCGTCCCTCGGGCAGGGAAGAGGTGACGTGGTCCTACAATATCGGTGATCCTGTGTCCTCGTCGGTGCTGTTATTCCGGGTCGCGGCGGGTCAGGCCCCGAAGAAGGAGGCAGTGGCCAGGGAGCGGCTCTCCGTGTTCCCCAACCACTCCCTGTACCTGCGGGGGGCTGAGGACGGGGACACGGGGACCTACTGGTGTTCGGCGCCGGGAGCCAACGGCCACACCTACCACCTGTATGTTGTCACAG ggacccagacGGTGCTGACGACCGGCCAGACCAACATGACCTGCCACCAGTTCTCCTGCGCGATCTGGGACCGGCAGACGCTGACGGAGCCGGAGGTGACATGGTGGGTCGGCGGGCAGCGGGTGCAGAGCACCGGCGGGCAGCGGGCGCAGGACACcggcgggcagggctggcagctCGTCTTGTCGAGCTCGCGGGCGGCGCTGCTCCAGGCCTGCTGGAACAGGAGCGACCCGGGGGccaggaagaagaaaagacgggtCAG TGAAGGACCCGCCCGCCCCCAACGTGGGGGGACCCGCCTGTAG